The Paenibacillus sp. FSL R7-0204 genome includes a region encoding these proteins:
- a CDS encoding N-acetyltransferase: MLVKTDHFQKASPAGEQQVICRNATVEDVEPLYLMIEEYARQGIMLPRSRQALTRQIDQFVIAEINGKFVGCGSLFRLGSDLVEVRSIGLRDEGKGRGVGSMILEKLVEEARRQRIPKIMALTYAVDFFLKNGFDVVQKEIFPEKVWTDCVNCKKQHACDEIAVLKRLD, encoded by the coding sequence GTGCTTGTCAAAACGGATCATTTCCAAAAGGCTTCTCCAGCAGGAGAGCAGCAAGTGATATGCAGAAATGCTACGGTGGAGGATGTAGAGCCGCTGTATCTGATGATAGAGGAGTATGCAAGGCAGGGGATTATGCTGCCCCGTTCAAGGCAAGCACTGACCCGCCAGATCGACCAGTTCGTAATTGCCGAGATTAACGGCAAATTTGTCGGCTGCGGTTCCTTGTTCCGGCTCGGAAGTGACCTTGTTGAGGTCCGTTCTATCGGACTGCGTGATGAAGGCAAGGGTAGGGGCGTAGGCTCGATGATCCTGGAGAAGCTGGTTGAAGAAGCCAGACGCCAGCGAATCCCGAAGATTATGGCGCTGACCTACGCCGTGGACTTCTTCCTTAAGAACGGCTTCGATGTGGTGCAGAAGGAGATTTTTCCCGAGAAGGTCTGGACCGATTGTGTGAACTGCAAGAAGCAGCATGCCTGTGATGAGATCGCCGTGCTGAA